In Candidatus Avedoeria danica, the following are encoded in one genomic region:
- a CDS encoding glycosyltransferase family 39 protein → MAFVALVAFYRRNLVGWLISDDEGSYLYAAWRMSLGERPYRDFLTPQLPVFLLPGGWLMGVAGASVHAARLLAVGLTMTAGIATWATARRLFGPAVAAVALVAMLLQPDVFAVGRVYRPEPFMLAAQALAVAAFARAVVPRPGREDPPVRVWLVVSGALFGVATLAKLFGPWPLGGLLLWLVVDGRRRRRPLGSIVGDGLAAVLAAVVVTVAGLAAIGVYSGGIGTMVEATIGHHLRQGASKPLGQVIGEGFGLFALYIRDGGRALALAVALAVAWDAVRRPGRETAIFAWQLASALAFFALARDRYPRHLVYLAPALAVLFAVGVRRMFLAARRLEVDRSAEGGLLKGVAVALTVGLALGWYLFDRDYTAAREEDGTVRLADVLAALSGPDDVVLSDYSELNFYAQRPTTYAAASLSTGAVSSGQITWRRIADDLQRSGKEPALLALETGSPYSHLSYLSGDDRAAFQAWIKAGWHDVGGIERGPQRYRLHLPRGREPGAVAAFDGGPVLVAGGADRSGATAGDGFEVKTVWRAVGAMSDPLSVTVRLIDAAGNEPIAPVDALLKASGTERSTDRWAPDEWTAMRVAVALPQGVPPGTYRVLLGLYRRDEGRPVQLGATAGDGRPIGGAVVLGQPIVVSGWRARSDAAAARALGMSPPVAGVESTGAASTAAGWTAAGLALVGVGEMPTGTVQAGTVFPLPLAFRLREAGRPPSIVLTLTDPATGAIAGDSRVTLAADVAASDVALWPAGLTIRRTFRVPVFANAGAGRYRAYAAWPAGLEEGGVRVEVGEVEVVARDVSGAIFDVEAIRPRLPIVLDARLGDVGTLIAASVPATATVGTGLTVVLGWRARSPSSVPYKVTVQLLNAEGVPVAQHDAEPAEDHRPTTGWLPDEIVVDRHVIQLPPDLVAGAYTLAAALYHPLTADRLPRTGGETADVAPGLVRLGSIRIE, encoded by the coding sequence GTGGCGTTCGTCGCGCTCGTCGCGTTCTACCGCCGCAATCTCGTTGGCTGGCTCATCAGCGACGACGAGGGGAGCTACCTGTATGCGGCGTGGCGGATGTCGCTGGGCGAGCGGCCGTACCGCGACTTCCTGACGCCGCAGCTGCCGGTCTTCCTGCTGCCGGGCGGCTGGCTGATGGGCGTCGCCGGCGCCAGCGTGCACGCCGCCCGCCTGCTGGCCGTCGGCCTGACGATGACCGCCGGCATCGCCACGTGGGCGACGGCGCGGCGGTTGTTCGGGCCAGCGGTGGCGGCCGTCGCCCTCGTCGCGATGCTCCTGCAGCCGGACGTGTTCGCCGTCGGCCGGGTGTATCGGCCCGAACCGTTCATGCTGGCCGCGCAGGCGCTGGCGGTGGCGGCCTTCGCCCGAGCCGTCGTGCCGCGGCCCGGACGCGAGGACCCGCCGGTGCGGGTATGGCTCGTGGTCAGCGGGGCGCTGTTCGGCGTGGCGACGTTGGCCAAGCTGTTCGGGCCTTGGCCGCTCGGCGGGCTGTTGTTGTGGTTGGTGGTGGACGGGCGGCGGCGCCGACGGCCGCTCGGATCGATCGTCGGCGACGGGCTGGCGGCCGTGCTGGCGGCCGTCGTCGTGACGGTGGCGGGGCTGGCGGCGATCGGCGTCTACAGCGGCGGGATCGGGACGATGGTCGAGGCGACGATCGGCCACCACCTGCGGCAGGGGGCGTCGAAGCCGCTGGGTCAAGTGATTGGCGAGGGCTTCGGGTTGTTCGCGCTCTACATCCGCGACGGCGGGCGGGCGCTGGCGCTGGCCGTCGCGCTGGCCGTGGCCTGGGACGCGGTCCGCCGGCCGGGGCGCGAGACGGCGATCTTCGCGTGGCAGCTGGCGTCGGCGCTGGCGTTCTTCGCGCTGGCCCGCGACCGCTACCCGCGGCACCTGGTCTACCTGGCGCCGGCGCTGGCCGTCCTGTTTGCGGTGGGCGTGCGACGCATGTTCCTCGCGGCGCGGCGGCTCGAGGTCGACCGCTCCGCTGAAGGCGGGCTGCTGAAGGGGGTCGCGGTCGCGTTGACGGTGGGCTTGGCGCTGGGCTGGTACCTGTTCGATCGGGACTACACGGCCGCCCGTGAAGAGGACGGCACGGTGCGGCTGGCGGACGTGCTGGCGGCGTTGAGCGGTCCGGACGACGTCGTCCTGTCGGACTACTCGGAGTTGAACTTCTATGCCCAGCGCCCGACGACGTACGCCGCGGCCTCGCTGTCCACGGGTGCGGTGTCGAGCGGTCAGATCACGTGGCGCCGGATCGCGGACGATCTGCAGCGATCCGGCAAGGAGCCGGCGCTCCTGGCGCTCGAGACCGGCAGCCCATACAGCCACCTGAGCTATCTGTCGGGCGATGACCGCGCGGCGTTTCAGGCGTGGATCAAAGCGGGGTGGCACGATGTCGGTGGGATCGAGCGCGGGCCGCAGAGGTATCGGCTCCATCTGCCGCGCGGGCGGGAGCCCGGTGCCGTAGCGGCGTTCGATGGCGGTCCGGTGCTCGTCGCTGGGGGGGCGGATCGGTCGGGGGCGACGGCGGGCGATGGCTTTGAGGTGAAGACGGTGTGGCGTGCGGTGGGGGCGATGTCGGACCCGCTGTCCGTGACGGTTCGGCTGATCGACGCGGCGGGCAACGAGCCGATCGCACCGGTCGATGCGCTCCTGAAGGCGTCGGGCACCGAGCGCTCAACGGATCGCTGGGCGCCGGACGAGTGGACGGCGATGCGGGTTGCCGTCGCGTTGCCGCAAGGAGTTCCGCCCGGGACGTATCGGGTGCTGCTCGGGCTCTATCGACGGGACGAGGGGCGGCCGGTGCAGCTCGGGGCGACGGCCGGCGACGGGCGGCCGATCGGCGGGGCGGTGGTGCTCGGCCAGCCGATCGTCGTGTCGGGCTGGCGGGCGCGCTCCGATGCCGCGGCGGCACGGGCGCTCGGCATGTCGCCGCCGGTCGCGGGTGTCGAATCAACCGGCGCCGCATCCACGGCGGCCGGATGGACGGCAGCCGGGCTGGCGCTGGTGGGGGTCGGCGAGATGCCGACGGGCACGGTTCAGGCCGGGACGGTGTTCCCGTTGCCGCTGGCGTTCCGGTTGCGGGAGGCGGGAAGGCCGCCATCGATCGTGCTGACGCTGACCGACCCGGCGACGGGCGCGATCGCCGGCGACAGCCGCGTCACCCTGGCCGCGGATGTCGCCGCCAGCGATGTCGCCCTTTGGCCCGCCGGCCTCACCATCCGACGCACGTTCCGCGTCCCGGTGTTCGCGAACGCCGGGGCCGGCCGTTACCGCGCCTACGCCGCCTGGCCAGCCGGCCTGGAAGAAGGGGGCGTGCGCGTCGAGGTGGGCGAAGTCGAGGTCGTGGCGCGGGACGTCTCGGGCGCCATCTTCGATGTCGAGGCGATCCGTCCGCGGCTGCCGATCGTCCTCGACGCGCGGCTGGGCGACGTCGGCACGCTGATCGCGGCGTCCGTGCCCGCGACGGCGACGGTCGGCACGGGGCTGACGGTGGTGCTGGGCTGGCGCGCGCGCAGCCCGTCGTCCGTGCCGTACAAGGTGACGGTTCAGCTGTTGAACGCCGAAGGCGTGCCGGTCGCACAGCATGACGCGGAGCCGGCGGAGGATCATCGGCCGACGACCGGCTGGCTGCCGGACGAGATCGTCGTCGACCGTCACGTGATCCAGCTCCCGCCGGACCTGGTGGCGGGCGCCTACACGCTGGCCGCTGCGCTCTACCACCCGCTGACCGCCGATCGGCTGCCGCGCACGGGGGGCGAGACGGCCGATGTCGCGCCCGGCCTGGTGCGGCTCGGGAGCATCCGCATCGAGTGA
- a CDS encoding ComEC/Rec2 family competence protein, whose translation MAPELSPTCPFRPPAPGAAAVSCLPMWLARTCTLWLIGIAAADVLWPPTERPPDVRIGGALVVLAVLVALGAGRRVRAIRVGAMAVAIVLAGAGRVWLARPRFDPGDIAHWRDRGARSVEGIVAAEPERRDGGVHYVVAVERVAESRDDGGPLLPGHGLLLAQAARYPVYAYGDRVRVRGDVVPPPVLPGFDYRTFLARKGIHAIVRRAHVERVDGRRGGYIVPRVLIAIKVRAQRVVAHSLPEPEASLATGILLGDDDGIPRRVADAFRRTNTTHVIAISGSNIALLVAALRVWLGRWRRRGWATVATIAVVAAYTVLVGADPAVVRAAIMGGLVVLALASDRRAEAVTALALSGALMTAWRPAIIGDLGFQLSFAATAGLVAFAGRLGRWVGSRVEARAGGEGGRGAYVEGAPAELRNGDPSFRPTGRIMALLNESVLVTLAAQLTTWPLIAWHTGQLGAVGLVANVLIVPAQPAVMAAGGATIAAGLVSPGLGRLVGAVAWLPLAWTVRVVEACAALPGAALAWRPPLTLVVGYSLALAVAAMPGEVRRVARGVCDGLARWRARSSRGAVDAPAGRSGTRRFLRRIGWPVFVLAGGAAVLAWRAVLTQPDGLLHVTALDVGQGDAILVVAPNGRRMLVDGGPSPSAVLDGLGRRFAPWDRRLDVVVLTHPDADHLGGLPAVLRRYRVGHIVQPEAEHATPDGQAWDAAVGAEGAVVHTATAGMRLVLDGATGVAADVRWPPAGDVERALGVDEVPTNDRSVVLVLRHGRRSIVLTGDIEEAVERALMRSRDALRGDVLKVAHHGSATSSTAAFLAAVAPRLAVISVGADNRFGHPDEGVLGRLGGTVVRRTDVDGAVDVFTDGEGVWVR comes from the coding sequence GTGGCGCCCGAGCTGTCGCCAACGTGTCCGTTTCGCCCTCCCGCGCCGGGCGCCGCGGCGGTATCCTGCCTGCCGATGTGGCTCGCCCGTACGTGCACCCTCTGGCTCATCGGCATCGCTGCCGCCGACGTGCTCTGGCCGCCGACGGAGCGCCCGCCGGATGTGCGCATCGGCGGCGCGCTCGTCGTGCTGGCGGTCCTCGTCGCGCTCGGCGCCGGCCGGCGGGTGCGGGCGATTCGCGTCGGGGCGATGGCGGTCGCGATCGTGCTGGCCGGGGCCGGTCGGGTCTGGCTGGCGCGGCCGCGCTTCGATCCGGGGGACATCGCCCATTGGCGGGATCGGGGCGCGCGGAGCGTCGAGGGGATCGTGGCGGCGGAGCCTGAGCGGCGGGACGGCGGCGTGCACTACGTCGTGGCGGTCGAGCGGGTGGCGGAGTCACGGGACGACGGTGGACCGCTGCTGCCCGGACACGGCTTGCTCCTGGCACAGGCGGCGCGCTACCCCGTCTATGCGTACGGCGACCGCGTGCGCGTGCGCGGCGATGTCGTTCCGCCGCCCGTGCTGCCGGGATTCGACTACCGGACGTTTCTGGCGCGCAAGGGCATTCATGCGATCGTCCGGCGCGCGCACGTGGAGCGGGTCGACGGGCGCCGGGGCGGCTACATCGTCCCGCGGGTGCTGATCGCCATCAAGGTGCGGGCGCAGCGCGTCGTGGCGCACTCCCTGCCCGAACCCGAGGCCTCGCTGGCCACCGGCATCCTCCTCGGCGACGACGACGGGATCCCGCGGCGGGTGGCCGATGCGTTCCGGCGGACGAACACAACGCACGTGATCGCGATCTCGGGGTCGAACATCGCGCTGCTCGTCGCGGCCCTCCGGGTGTGGCTGGGGCGGTGGCGACGGCGGGGCTGGGCAACCGTCGCGACGATCGCCGTCGTCGCCGCCTACACCGTCCTCGTCGGTGCCGATCCGGCGGTCGTGCGGGCCGCGATCATGGGCGGGCTCGTCGTCCTGGCGCTGGCGAGCGATCGACGGGCCGAGGCCGTCACGGCGCTGGCGCTGTCCGGCGCACTGATGACGGCGTGGCGGCCGGCGATCATCGGCGACCTCGGGTTCCAGCTGTCGTTCGCGGCCACGGCGGGCCTCGTCGCGTTCGCCGGGCGGTTGGGCCGCTGGGTCGGGTCGCGCGTCGAGGCGCGGGCCGGGGGCGAGGGGGGCCGCGGCGCATACGTCGAGGGCGCACCGGCCGAACTTCGTAACGGCGACCCTTCGTTCCGCCCGACGGGGCGGATCATGGCGCTCCTGAACGAGTCCGTCCTCGTCACGCTGGCGGCGCAGCTCACGACGTGGCCGCTCATCGCCTGGCACACCGGCCAGCTCGGCGCCGTCGGACTCGTGGCCAACGTCCTGATCGTCCCGGCGCAGCCCGCCGTGATGGCCGCCGGCGGCGCGACGATCGCCGCCGGCCTCGTGTCGCCCGGACTTGGTCGCCTTGTGGGTGCGGTGGCCTGGCTGCCGCTGGCTTGGACGGTCCGCGTCGTCGAGGCGTGTGCCGCGTTGCCGGGCGCGGCGCTGGCGTGGCGGCCGCCGCTCACGCTTGTCGTCGGCTACTCCCTCGCGCTGGCCGTCGCGGCGATGCCGGGCGAGGTGCGGCGGGTTGCGCGTGGCGTTTGCGACGGGCTCGCACGATGGCGTGCCCGTTCGTCGCGCGGCGCGGTCGACGCCCCGGCGGGTCGCAGCGGCACCCGTCGGTTCCTGCGGCGCATCGGCTGGCCTGTCTTCGTCCTGGCCGGTGGCGCCGCCGTCCTGGCGTGGCGTGCCGTGCTCACCCAGCCCGACGGCCTGCTGCACGTCACGGCCCTCGACGTCGGCCAAGGCGACGCGATCCTCGTCGTCGCGCCGAACGGCCGGCGGATGCTCGTCGACGGCGGGCCGAGCCCGAGCGCGGTGCTCGATGGGCTTGGCCGGCGATTCGCGCCGTGGGATCGCCGACTCGACGTCGTCGTGCTGACCCACCCGGACGCCGACCATCTGGGCGGGCTGCCGGCGGTGTTGCGGCGGTACCGGGTGGGCCACATCGTCCAGCCCGAAGCCGAGCACGCGACGCCGGACGGACAGGCGTGGGACGCGGCGGTCGGGGCGGAGGGCGCGGTCGTGCACACCGCCACCGCGGGCATGCGGCTCGTGCTGGACGGTGCGACGGGCGTGGCGGCCGACGTGCGGTGGCCGCCGGCGGGCGACGTCGAGCGGGCGCTCGGCGTGGACGAGGTGCCGACGAACGATCGCTCGGTCGTGCTCGTGCTGCGCCATGGGCGGCGAAGCATCGTGTTGACGGGCGACATCGAAGAGGCCGTCGAGCGGGCGCTGATGCGGTCGCGCGACGCACTGCGCGGCGACGTCCTCAAGGTCGCCCACCACGGCAGTGCCACGTCGTCGACCGCTGCCTTCCTGGCTGCCGTCGCGCCGCGACTGGCCGTGATCAGCGTCGGCGCCGACAACCGCTTCGGGCACCCGGACGAGGGCGTGCTCGGGCGGCTGGGGGGCACAGTGGTGCGCCGGACGGACGTCGACGGCGCGGTCGACGTGTTCACGGATGGGGAGGGCGTTTGGGTGCGGTGA
- a CDS encoding Crp/Fnr family transcriptional regulator: protein MSRPMPERLAAFDLFAGLDAAAMDDIAAAAIERRLEAGEVFFRQAEPAERFFVLVDGRVRLVQVTPDGQQVVVSFIMPGEGFGLVAVLAGNVYPLTAEAMDPAVGYGWDGPTYKALMARHPELSMRSLGLVARRVHEFQARNRELSTERVERRIARTLIRLTTQSGTRQSDGVRIDLPLTRQDVAEMTGTTVYTVSRILAGWHEAGIIDAGRKRIVIRQPHSLVAIAEDLPPAR from the coding sequence ATGTCCCGTCCGATGCCCGAACGGCTGGCGGCCTTCGACCTCTTTGCCGGCCTCGATGCCGCCGCGATGGACGACATCGCCGCCGCCGCAATCGAGCGCCGCCTCGAGGCCGGTGAGGTGTTCTTCCGGCAGGCCGAGCCGGCGGAGCGCTTCTTCGTCCTCGTCGACGGGCGCGTGCGATTGGTCCAGGTCACGCCCGATGGCCAGCAGGTCGTCGTCAGCTTCATCATGCCCGGCGAGGGCTTCGGCCTGGTCGCCGTGCTGGCCGGCAACGTCTACCCGCTGACGGCCGAGGCGATGGATCCGGCCGTCGGCTACGGCTGGGATGGCCCGACCTACAAGGCGCTGATGGCCCGCCATCCCGAGCTGTCGATGCGCAGCCTCGGCCTCGTCGCGCGGCGGGTCCACGAGTTCCAGGCGCGCAACCGCGAGCTCTCCACGGAGCGCGTCGAGCGCCGGATTGCCCGCACGCTCATCCGCCTGACGACCCAGAGCGGCACACGCCAGAGCGACGGCGTCCGTATCGACCTGCCGCTGACGCGCCAGGACGTGGCGGAGATGACGGGCACAACCGTCTACACCGTCAGCCGCATCCTCGCCGGCTGGCACGAAGCCGGGATCATCGATGCCGGTCGCAAGCGGATCGTCATCCGCCAGCCCCACAGCCTCGTGGCCATTGCCGAGGACCTGCCGCCCGCGCGCTGA
- a CDS encoding SCO family protein, which yields MHANAEELPRDDRPPGAAPLSLAPLWIAVLGVVVLGLVAWWAPARTADPAVGATDPAASIAPATDGWAGFAVEPERPAPGFTLTDGTGRPWSLDDARGSVVALFFGYTRCPDVCPQTLSRLQAAVAELGPDGDAVRVVLVTTDPEHDTPDVMARYVGAYDPRFVGLTGSVNEVRTVGSLFGALPGESADGHDEAAAHDDGAAHDDGAAQADAPSIDPTMHSSRVWLIDAAGQMRVSYSGPYTPADVAHDMSILIGERR from the coding sequence ATGCATGCTAACGCCGAAGAGTTGCCCCGTGACGATCGACCGCCGGGCGCCGCGCCGCTCAGCCTTGCGCCCCTGTGGATCGCGGTGCTCGGCGTCGTCGTGCTGGGCTTGGTGGCGTGGTGGGCACCGGCGCGCACGGCCGACCCGGCCGTCGGCGCCACCGATCCGGCCGCGTCGATCGCGCCGGCAACGGACGGCTGGGCGGGCTTCGCGGTCGAGCCGGAGCGTCCGGCGCCCGGCTTCACGCTCACGGACGGCACCGGCCGGCCGTGGTCGCTCGACGATGCGCGCGGCTCCGTCGTCGCCCTGTTCTTCGGCTACACGCGCTGCCCCGACGTCTGTCCGCAGACGTTGAGCCGGCTGCAGGCGGCGGTCGCCGAGCTCGGCCCCGACGGCGACGCCGTGCGGGTGGTCCTCGTGACGACCGACCCCGAGCACGACACGCCCGACGTGATGGCGCGCTACGTCGGCGCGTACGATCCGCGCTTCGTCGGGCTGACCGGCAGCGTGAACGAAGTCCGGACGGTCGGGTCGCTGTTCGGCGCACTGCCCGGGGAGTCGGCGGATGGACACGACGAGGCGGCGGCGCACGACGACGGCGCGGCGCACGACGACGGCGCCGCCCAGGCCGACGCGCCGTCGATCGACCCGACGATGCACTCGAGCCGGGTCTGGCTGATCGATGCCGCCGGCCAGATGCGGGTCAGCTACAGCGGTCCGTACACGCCCGCCGACGTGGCCCACGACATGTCCATTCTCATCGGCGAGCGGCGCTAG
- the nosZ gene encoding Sec-dependent nitrous-oxide reductase: protein MAVFGCRRQDVDTSGQPRAEEQSAEQDADDAARPGGAVAGTVDEIASARGLSPDDVKAAVMTFNPSGKMDEYIQFASGGHGGQMLVIGLPSMRLLKVIATFAPEPWQGFGYGGEASKAVLDGGNAANQELRWADTHHPALSESAGDYDGQFLFIGDKANARIAVIDLRDFETKQIVKNPISDGDHGGMFVTPNTEWVVEGGQYSTPLGGAYAPMSEYKDKYRGHITFWKFDRDKGRIDPEQSFAMEVPPYWQDLCDSGKLESEGWVFCNSINTELATGNAGADGVNFESGVSQNDMDYLHVVNLNKAAELVAAGKTTDLNGFKVLPLQTSIDEGLLYFIPEPKSPHGADVTPKGEYIVVGGKLDQNATVYSFKKIQDAIAAGNFETDDYGVPLLPFDATVEAQVELGLGPLHTQFDDKGYAYTSLFLDSAVARWTLGGSYRTDGAEPWKLVTKTPVQYNIGHLATAEGDTVSPDGKYLVAMNKWSVDRFNNVGPLLPQNFQLLDITSGGEQMPVIYDSPIGIGEPHYAQIIKADKLKAFEAYPEIGWDTQTMAVDPEAPRAGTESVVRDGNNVTVRMTAIRSHFTPERIELKQGDNVTLHITNIETARDATHGYAVSVHNINLSLEPGETETVKFTANQPGVFPWYCTEFCSALHLEMVGYMLVEPSSAAASVR from the coding sequence ATGGCCGTGTTCGGCTGCCGCCGGCAGGACGTCGACACGAGCGGCCAGCCGCGCGCCGAGGAGCAATCGGCGGAGCAGGACGCCGACGATGCCGCACGGCCGGGCGGCGCGGTGGCCGGCACCGTCGACGAGATCGCCAGCGCGCGCGGGTTGTCGCCGGACGATGTCAAGGCGGCGGTGATGACGTTCAACCCGTCCGGCAAGATGGATGAGTACATCCAGTTCGCCTCGGGCGGCCACGGCGGCCAGATGCTTGTCATCGGGCTCCCGTCCATGCGCTTGCTCAAGGTGATCGCCACCTTCGCCCCCGAGCCGTGGCAGGGCTTCGGCTACGGCGGGGAGGCGAGCAAGGCGGTGCTCGACGGCGGGAACGCGGCGAACCAGGAGCTGCGCTGGGCGGACACCCACCACCCGGCCCTCTCCGAGTCGGCCGGCGATTACGACGGCCAGTTCCTGTTCATCGGCGACAAAGCGAACGCGCGCATCGCGGTCATCGACCTGCGCGACTTCGAGACGAAGCAGATCGTCAAGAACCCGATCAGCGACGGCGACCACGGCGGCATGTTCGTGACGCCGAACACGGAGTGGGTCGTCGAGGGCGGTCAGTACTCGACGCCGCTGGGCGGCGCGTACGCCCCGATGTCGGAGTACAAGGACAAGTACCGCGGCCACATCACGTTCTGGAAGTTCGATCGCGACAAGGGCCGCATCGATCCCGAGCAGTCGTTCGCGATGGAGGTGCCGCCGTACTGGCAGGATCTGTGCGACTCCGGCAAGCTCGAGAGCGAGGGCTGGGTCTTCTGCAACAGCATCAACACCGAGCTGGCGACCGGCAATGCCGGTGCCGACGGCGTGAACTTCGAGTCCGGCGTGTCGCAGAACGACATGGACTACCTGCACGTCGTCAACCTGAACAAGGCGGCCGAGCTCGTGGCGGCCGGCAAGACGACCGACTTGAACGGCTTCAAGGTCCTGCCCCTGCAGACGTCGATCGACGAGGGCTTGCTCTACTTCATCCCCGAGCCCAAGAGCCCGCACGGCGCCGACGTGACGCCCAAGGGCGAGTACATCGTCGTGGGCGGCAAGCTCGACCAGAACGCGACCGTGTACAGCTTCAAGAAGATCCAGGACGCCATCGCCGCCGGCAATTTCGAGACGGACGACTACGGCGTGCCGCTCCTGCCGTTCGACGCGACCGTCGAGGCGCAGGTCGAGCTCGGCCTCGGCCCGCTGCACACCCAGTTCGACGACAAGGGCTACGCCTACACGAGCCTGTTCCTCGACAGCGCCGTGGCGCGCTGGACGCTCGGCGGCAGCTACCGGACGGACGGCGCCGAGCCGTGGAAGCTCGTCACCAAGACCCCCGTCCAGTACAACATCGGCCACCTGGCGACGGCCGAAGGCGACACCGTCAGCCCGGACGGGAAGTACCTCGTCGCGATGAACAAGTGGTCCGTCGATCGGTTCAACAACGTCGGCCCGCTCCTGCCGCAGAACTTCCAGCTGCTGGACATCACGTCCGGCGGCGAGCAGATGCCGGTGATCTACGACTCGCCGATCGGCATCGGCGAGCCGCACTACGCCCAGATCATCAAGGCCGACAAGCTCAAGGCGTTCGAAGCCTACCCCGAGATCGGCTGGGACACGCAGACGATGGCGGTGGATCCCGAAGCGCCGAGGGCCGGCACGGAGTCCGTCGTGCGCGACGGCAACAACGTGACCGTCCGAATGACCGCCATCCGCAGCCACTTCACGCCGGAGCGCATCGAGCTCAAGCAGGGCGACAACGTCACGCTCCACATCACGAACATCGAGACCGCCCGCGACGCGACGCACGGCTACGCCGTCTCGGTGCACAACATCAACCTGTCCCTCGAGCCCGGTGAGACCGAGACCGTGAAGTTCACGGCCAATCAGCCCGGCGTCTTCCCGTGGTACTGCACCGAGTTCTGCTCGGCGCTGCACCTCGAGATGGTCGGCTACATGCTCGTCGAGCCTTCGTCCGCGGCCGCTTCGGTGCGGTAG
- a CDS encoding cytochrome C, whose product MERSLRALLGAREPDVVTVAATARESGFVASMVLFIVGAAALVASIFFPYWELRLNAPQYPKGLFLTVFIDHIKGDISEIDGLNHYIGMRPLGAAAEIERTVAPVALAAIVLMVLALAFVHRKWFAPLAVPAMLLPLIFLADMFLWLRHYGQNLDPSAALSGAIKPFTPTILGHGTIGQFSTDARVLSGFWLATAASVLIMFGLHFRRAARRAAARSAAAA is encoded by the coding sequence GTGGAACGATCGCTGCGCGCGCTCCTCGGCGCCCGTGAGCCCGACGTCGTCACGGTGGCGGCCACGGCGCGTGAATCAGGCTTCGTCGCCTCGATGGTGCTGTTCATCGTCGGCGCCGCCGCGCTCGTCGCGTCGATCTTCTTCCCGTACTGGGAGCTGCGGCTCAACGCGCCGCAGTACCCGAAGGGTCTCTTCCTGACGGTCTTCATCGACCACATCAAGGGCGACATCAGCGAGATCGACGGTTTGAACCACTACATCGGCATGCGCCCCCTCGGCGCCGCGGCGGAAATCGAGCGCACGGTGGCGCCGGTGGCCCTCGCGGCCATCGTGCTCATGGTCCTCGCGCTGGCGTTCGTCCACCGCAAGTGGTTCGCGCCGCTGGCCGTGCCGGCGATGCTCCTGCCGCTCATCTTCCTGGCCGACATGTTCCTGTGGCTGCGGCACTACGGCCAGAACCTCGATCCGAGCGCCGCCCTTTCGGGGGCCATCAAGCCCTTCACGCCGACGATCCTCGGCCACGGCACGATCGGGCAGTTCTCGACCGACGCCCGCGTGCTCAGCGGCTTCTGGCTGGCGACGGCGGCGTCCGTGCTGATCATGTTCGGCCTCCACTTCCGCCGCGCCGCCCGACGGGCCGCGGCGCGCTCCGCGGCGGCCGCCTAG